Proteins from a genomic interval of bacterium:
- a CDS encoding SMP-30/gluconolactonase/LRE family protein, whose amino-acid sequence MKYEVVTNSAPLGEGPVWCPDGTLVISRISPGGLLRIDPASGKTEELVAFLGGGNSAQLASDGGFLVCNNGCIDFTQFADALGLDASKIPYTPGPPGLQRVFPDGEVITLAHEGLQAPNDLIVAPDGTVFFTDPPPHGGTQSEGGQGRFWRYDLANGLRKLAGGFDYDNGVALSPDGRLLIVEGRGLMWIDGETGESDWWIEQLPGESPGDGFAFDVDGRLYCACPMDHCIRVFDPDGREVDRVELGDGAYPTNVCFGGADRRTIFTTELAPGRVCAVEGLPSPGLPLTPWPAP is encoded by the coding sequence ATGAAATACGAAGTCGTCACGAACTCGGCGCCCCTCGGCGAGGGGCCGGTCTGGTGCCCCGATGGCACGTTGGTCATCTCGCGAATCTCGCCCGGCGGGCTCCTGCGAATCGATCCCGCGAGCGGGAAGACCGAAGAGCTGGTCGCCTTCCTCGGCGGCGGGAACAGCGCGCAGCTCGCGAGCGACGGCGGCTTCCTCGTCTGCAACAACGGCTGCATCGACTTCACGCAATTCGCCGACGCCCTGGGCCTCGACGCGTCGAAGATCCCGTACACCCCCGGCCCGCCCGGCCTCCAGCGCGTCTTCCCCGACGGCGAGGTCATCACCCTCGCCCACGAAGGCCTCCAGGCACCGAACGACCTGATCGTCGCGCCGGACGGCACGGTCTTCTTCACCGACCCCCCGCCCCACGGCGGCACCCAGAGCGAAGGCGGACAGGGACGCTTCTGGCGCTACGACCTCGCCAACGGACTGCGCAAGCTCGCCGGCGGCTTCGACTACGACAACGGCGTCGCCCTCTCCCCCGACGGGCGACTGTTGATCGTCGAGGGACGCGGACTGATGTGGATCGACGGCGAGACCGGGGAGAGCGACTGGTGGATCGAGCAGCTGCCCGGCGAATCGCCCGGGGACGGCTTCGCCTTCGACGTCGACGGTCGGCTCTACTGCGCCTGCCCGATGGATCACTGTATTCGCGTGTTCGACCCCGACGGCCGGGAGGTCGACCGCGTCGAGCTCGGCGACGGCGCCTATCCGACGAACGTCTGCTTCGGCGGCGCCGATCGGCGCACGATCTTCACGACCGAGCTCGCGCCGGGGCGGGTCTGCGCGGTCGAGGGTCTGCCCAGCCCGGGGCTCCCGCTGACGCCCTGGCCGGCACCCTGA
- a CDS encoding sterol desaturase family protein produces the protein MSSSLRSLARHVVFPATLVAMLFVGDRILSSDRPPESVIVIWFGLMPWIVFLERWLPRYPDWNRSHGDVLTDVIYFPTNILIAGGLSALWAVLYLKAAIALQQAIGSPFWPAAWPVAVQVVFACAIAELFAYWPHRWMHENPFLWRFHSVHHSPSRVYWLNGLRAHPGEHVFRGFLSGIPLAVLGAPPEVLAWWTILTRVGGLFQHANIDFALGPFAWLFSIGELHRWHHAAAKDECDHNYGDTFIVWDTVFGTRYLPKDRPAPEEVGIRGMEAFPMSWWGQMRAPFRFGAIAEESRAIAADAEPGAR, from the coding sequence ATGTCCTCTTCACTTCGCTCGCTCGCCCGCCACGTCGTCTTTCCGGCGACCCTCGTCGCGATGCTCTTCGTCGGCGACCGGATCCTCTCGAGTGACCGGCCGCCCGAGAGCGTGATCGTCATCTGGTTCGGGCTGATGCCCTGGATCGTCTTCCTCGAACGGTGGCTGCCGCGCTACCCGGACTGGAACCGTTCCCACGGTGACGTCCTGACCGACGTGATCTACTTCCCGACGAACATCCTGATCGCCGGTGGCCTGTCCGCACTCTGGGCCGTGCTCTACCTGAAGGCGGCGATCGCACTCCAGCAGGCGATCGGGAGCCCCTTCTGGCCGGCGGCGTGGCCGGTCGCCGTCCAGGTCGTGTTCGCCTGCGCGATCGCCGAGCTCTTCGCCTACTGGCCCCATCGTTGGATGCACGAGAACCCGTTCCTCTGGCGCTTCCACTCGGTTCACCACTCGCCGAGCCGCGTGTACTGGTTGAACGGGCTGCGGGCCCATCCGGGAGAGCACGTGTTCCGTGGCTTCCTGTCCGGGATCCCGCTCGCCGTTCTCGGCGCGCCGCCGGAGGTCCTCGCCTGGTGGACGATCCTCACCCGCGTGGGCGGACTCTTCCAGCACGCGAACATCGACTTCGCGCTCGGGCCCTTCGCCTGGCTCTTCTCGATCGGCGAGCTCCACCGCTGGCACCACGCCGCCGCCAAGGACGAGTGCGACCACAACTACGGTGACACCTTCATCGTCTGGGACACGGTCTTCGGTACGCGCTACCTCCCGAAGGATCGCCCCGCGCCCGAGGAGGTCGGGATCCGCGGGATGGAGGCGTTCCCGATGAGCTGGTGGGGGCAGATGCGCGCGCCGTTCCGCTTCGGCGCGATCGCCGAGGAGAGTCGCGCGATCGCCGCGGATGCGGAGCCGGGCGCGCGCTAG
- a CDS encoding SDR family oxidoreductase → MGEAEGRGRFEGRVALVTGASYEPSIGRATATALAREGARVVINGRKAEPLAEAESVLRDEGLAVRALRGDAEDEGFCAELAAFAQDTFGGVDLVVPTVGGIRALAPPRTIDREALRDTLELNTWGPLALTQAALAHGLSEGGAVIFVSSGTVYKTTPIMLAYAAAKSALNAMTRTIARDLAELGIRVNAVAPGFTKTLGTEDLWGEDDGAGAAASLPVGRLTEAVDIAHAILFLLSDEARQITGQILDVDGGNHLMGGGATPMADRTSRGS, encoded by the coding sequence GTGGGCGAAGCGGAAGGGCGCGGGCGATTCGAGGGGCGCGTGGCCCTCGTGACCGGGGCGTCCTACGAGCCGAGCATCGGACGCGCGACCGCGACCGCGCTGGCGCGCGAGGGCGCGCGCGTCGTGATCAACGGTCGGAAGGCCGAGCCCCTCGCCGAAGCCGAGTCGGTGCTGCGCGACGAAGGACTCGCCGTGCGCGCGCTGCGCGGTGATGCCGAGGACGAGGGTTTCTGCGCCGAGCTGGCTGCCTTCGCCCAGGACACGTTCGGGGGCGTCGACCTCGTCGTGCCGACGGTCGGTGGGATCCGGGCGCTCGCGCCGCCGCGGACGATCGACCGCGAAGCACTCCGAGACACCCTCGAGCTGAATACCTGGGGCCCGCTCGCGCTCACCCAGGCCGCGCTCGCCCACGGACTCTCCGAAGGCGGCGCCGTCATCTTCGTTTCCAGCGGCACGGTCTACAAGACCACGCCGATCATGCTGGCCTATGCCGCGGCGAAGTCGGCGCTCAACGCGATGACACGGACGATCGCGCGAGACCTCGCGGAGCTGGGGATCCGGGTGAACGCGGTCGCCCCCGGCTTCACGAAGACGCTCGGGACCGAGGATCTCTGGGGCGAGGACGATGGCGCCGGCGCCGCCGCGAGCCTGCCGGTCGGCCGGTTGACCGAGGCCGTCGACATCGCCCACGCCATCCTCTTCCTGCTCTCGGACGAAGCGAGACAGATCACGGGACAGATTCTCGACGTCGACGGGGGCAATCACCTGATGGGCGGCGGTGCGACGCCGATGGCGGACCGCACGTCGCGCGGCAGCTAG